In a single window of the Anabas testudineus chromosome 17, fAnaTes1.2, whole genome shotgun sequence genome:
- the LOC113172319 gene encoding heterogeneous nuclear ribonucleoprotein C-like isoform X1, which translates to MDRSPTTSSLMASSNVTNKTDPRSLNSRVFIGNLNTLLVTKADVEAIFSKYGKIVGCSVHKGYAFVQYSNERNARAAVGGEDGRMIVGQVLDINLAGEPKPHRSKTTKRSAGDMYSSSSFDLDYDFQRDYYDRMYSYPSRVPAPPPPLSRAVIPSKRPRVSLSGGSSRRTKSSFSSSSKSSQRTSSSRTSREQCTKHSDSNFSFLASADQPSHQCLKVDELQTIKRELTQIKSKVDDLLDSLERMEKDHSKKSEAKSIKTEPGEVTSPPHPSNKKDDGLKRDRERESQEINDSDEDDEEDEGDLLEEEEVKSQEREEEEEEEEEEEGEHVEGDDDDDDADSINGEEDS; encoded by the exons ATGGA TCGTTCGCCCACCACCTCCAGCCTCATGGCCAGCAGCAACGTTACCAACAAGACTGACCCACGCTCCCTCAACTCCCGGGTCTTTATCGGAAACCTCAACACCCTGCTGGTCACCAAGGCAGATGTCGAAGCCATCTTCTCCAAATATGGAAAGATCGTGGGCTGCTCAGTCCACAAGGGCTACGCCTTTGTTCAGTACTCCAATGAGAGGAATGCCCGAGCTGCTGTTGGCGGGGAGGACGGGAGAATGATTGTTGGCCAAGTGCTTG ACATCAATCTGGCTGGAGAACCCAAACCACACAGGTCAAAAACCACGAAACGTTCCGCTGGAGACATGTACAG CAGTTCCTCATTTGACCTCGACTATGACTTTCAGAGAGATTATTATGACAG AATGTACTCGTATCCGTCCCGTGTCCCtgctccccctcctcccttgTCGCGGGCTGTCATCCCATCCAAGCGCCCGCGGGTCAGCCTCAGCGGAGGAAGCAGCCGACGAACCAAGAGcagcttctcttcttcctccaagAGCAGTCAGAGGACCTCCTCATCCAGAACAA GCAGAGAGCAGTGTACAAAACATTCAGATAGCAACTTCTCATTTTTAGCCAGTGCTGATCAACCTTCACATCAATGTT TGAAAGTGGATGAGTTGCAGACTATCAAGCGGGAGTTGACCCAAATCAAAAGCAAAGTGGACGACCTGCTGGACAGCCTGGAGCGCATGGAGAAGGACCACAGCAAGAAGTCGG AAGCTAAGAGCATAAAAACTGAGCCAGGAGAGGTGACTTCACCTCCACACCCAAGCAACAAGAAGGACGATGGGCTAAAGAGGGATAGGGAAAGAGAGAGCCAGGAGATAAACGACTcggatgaggatgatgaggaagatgagggagacctgctggaggaggaagag GTGAAGAGtcaagagagggaggaggaggaagaagaggaggaagaagaggagggagagcatGTGGAAGGtgatgatgacgatgacgaTGCTGACAGCATCAACGGTGAAGAGGACTCGTAG
- the LOC113172319 gene encoding heterogeneous nuclear ribonucleoprotein C-like isoform X2 has product MDRSPTTSSLMASSNVTNKTDPRSLNSRVFIGNLNTLLVTKADVEAIFSKYGKIVGCSVHKGYAFVQYSNERNARAAVGGEDGRMIVGQVLDINLAGEPKPHRSKTTKRSAGDMYSSSSFDLDYDFQRDYYDRMYSYPSRVPAPPPPLSRAVIPSKRPRVSLSGGSSRRTKSSFSSSSKSSQRTSSSRTSREQCTKHSDSNFSFLASADQPSHQCLKVDELQTIKRELTQIKSKVDDLLDSLERMEKDHSKKSAKSIKTEPGEVTSPPHPSNKKDDGLKRDRERESQEINDSDEDDEEDEGDLLEEEEVKSQEREEEEEEEEEEEGEHVEGDDDDDDADSINGEEDS; this is encoded by the exons ATGGA TCGTTCGCCCACCACCTCCAGCCTCATGGCCAGCAGCAACGTTACCAACAAGACTGACCCACGCTCCCTCAACTCCCGGGTCTTTATCGGAAACCTCAACACCCTGCTGGTCACCAAGGCAGATGTCGAAGCCATCTTCTCCAAATATGGAAAGATCGTGGGCTGCTCAGTCCACAAGGGCTACGCCTTTGTTCAGTACTCCAATGAGAGGAATGCCCGAGCTGCTGTTGGCGGGGAGGACGGGAGAATGATTGTTGGCCAAGTGCTTG ACATCAATCTGGCTGGAGAACCCAAACCACACAGGTCAAAAACCACGAAACGTTCCGCTGGAGACATGTACAG CAGTTCCTCATTTGACCTCGACTATGACTTTCAGAGAGATTATTATGACAG AATGTACTCGTATCCGTCCCGTGTCCCtgctccccctcctcccttgTCGCGGGCTGTCATCCCATCCAAGCGCCCGCGGGTCAGCCTCAGCGGAGGAAGCAGCCGACGAACCAAGAGcagcttctcttcttcctccaagAGCAGTCAGAGGACCTCCTCATCCAGAACAA GCAGAGAGCAGTGTACAAAACATTCAGATAGCAACTTCTCATTTTTAGCCAGTGCTGATCAACCTTCACATCAATGTT TGAAAGTGGATGAGTTGCAGACTATCAAGCGGGAGTTGACCCAAATCAAAAGCAAAGTGGACGACCTGCTGGACAGCCTGGAGCGCATGGAGAAGGACCACAGCAAGAAGTCGG CTAAGAGCATAAAAACTGAGCCAGGAGAGGTGACTTCACCTCCACACCCAAGCAACAAGAAGGACGATGGGCTAAAGAGGGATAGGGAAAGAGAGAGCCAGGAGATAAACGACTcggatgaggatgatgaggaagatgagggagacctgctggaggaggaagag GTGAAGAGtcaagagagggaggaggaggaagaagaggaggaagaagaggagggagagcatGTGGAAGGtgatgatgacgatgacgaTGCTGACAGCATCAACGGTGAAGAGGACTCGTAG
- the LOC113172319 gene encoding heterogeneous nuclear ribonucleoprotein C-like isoform X3, which translates to MDRSPTTSSLMASSNVTNKTDPRSLNSRVFIGNLNTLLVTKADVEAIFSKYGKIVGCSVHKGYAFVQYSNERNARAAVGGEDGRMIVGQVLDINLAGEPKPHRSKTTKRSAGDMYSSSSFDLDYDFQRDYYDRMYSYPSRVPAPPPPLSRAVIPSKRPRVSLSGGSSRRTKSSFSSSSKSSQRTSSSRTMKVDELQTIKRELTQIKSKVDDLLDSLERMEKDHSKKSEAKSIKTEPGEVTSPPHPSNKKDDGLKRDRERESQEINDSDEDDEEDEGDLLEEEEVKSQEREEEEEEEEEEEGEHVEGDDDDDDADSINGEEDS; encoded by the exons ATGGA TCGTTCGCCCACCACCTCCAGCCTCATGGCCAGCAGCAACGTTACCAACAAGACTGACCCACGCTCCCTCAACTCCCGGGTCTTTATCGGAAACCTCAACACCCTGCTGGTCACCAAGGCAGATGTCGAAGCCATCTTCTCCAAATATGGAAAGATCGTGGGCTGCTCAGTCCACAAGGGCTACGCCTTTGTTCAGTACTCCAATGAGAGGAATGCCCGAGCTGCTGTTGGCGGGGAGGACGGGAGAATGATTGTTGGCCAAGTGCTTG ACATCAATCTGGCTGGAGAACCCAAACCACACAGGTCAAAAACCACGAAACGTTCCGCTGGAGACATGTACAG CAGTTCCTCATTTGACCTCGACTATGACTTTCAGAGAGATTATTATGACAG AATGTACTCGTATCCGTCCCGTGTCCCtgctccccctcctcccttgTCGCGGGCTGTCATCCCATCCAAGCGCCCGCGGGTCAGCCTCAGCGGAGGAAGCAGCCGACGAACCAAGAGcagcttctcttcttcctccaagAGCAGTCAGAGGACCTCCTCATCCAGAACAA TGAAAGTGGATGAGTTGCAGACTATCAAGCGGGAGTTGACCCAAATCAAAAGCAAAGTGGACGACCTGCTGGACAGCCTGGAGCGCATGGAGAAGGACCACAGCAAGAAGTCGG AAGCTAAGAGCATAAAAACTGAGCCAGGAGAGGTGACTTCACCTCCACACCCAAGCAACAAGAAGGACGATGGGCTAAAGAGGGATAGGGAAAGAGAGAGCCAGGAGATAAACGACTcggatgaggatgatgaggaagatgagggagacctgctggaggaggaagag GTGAAGAGtcaagagagggaggaggaggaagaagaggaggaagaagaggagggagagcatGTGGAAGGtgatgatgacgatgacgaTGCTGACAGCATCAACGGTGAAGAGGACTCGTAG
- the LOC113172319 gene encoding heterogeneous nuclear ribonucleoprotein C-like isoform X4 — translation MDRSPTTSSLMASSNVTNKTDPRSLNSRVFIGNLNTLLVTKADVEAIFSKYGKIVGCSVHKGYAFVQYSNERNARAAVGGEDGRMIVGQVLDINLAGEPKPHRSKTTKRSAGDMYSSSSFDLDYDFQRDYYDRMYSYPSRVPAPPPPLSRAVIPSKRPRVSLSGGSSRRTKSSFSSSSKSSQRTSSSRTMKVDELQTIKRELTQIKSKVDDLLDSLERMEKDHSKKSAKSIKTEPGEVTSPPHPSNKKDDGLKRDRERESQEINDSDEDDEEDEGDLLEEEEVKSQEREEEEEEEEEEEGEHVEGDDDDDDADSINGEEDS, via the exons ATGGA TCGTTCGCCCACCACCTCCAGCCTCATGGCCAGCAGCAACGTTACCAACAAGACTGACCCACGCTCCCTCAACTCCCGGGTCTTTATCGGAAACCTCAACACCCTGCTGGTCACCAAGGCAGATGTCGAAGCCATCTTCTCCAAATATGGAAAGATCGTGGGCTGCTCAGTCCACAAGGGCTACGCCTTTGTTCAGTACTCCAATGAGAGGAATGCCCGAGCTGCTGTTGGCGGGGAGGACGGGAGAATGATTGTTGGCCAAGTGCTTG ACATCAATCTGGCTGGAGAACCCAAACCACACAGGTCAAAAACCACGAAACGTTCCGCTGGAGACATGTACAG CAGTTCCTCATTTGACCTCGACTATGACTTTCAGAGAGATTATTATGACAG AATGTACTCGTATCCGTCCCGTGTCCCtgctccccctcctcccttgTCGCGGGCTGTCATCCCATCCAAGCGCCCGCGGGTCAGCCTCAGCGGAGGAAGCAGCCGACGAACCAAGAGcagcttctcttcttcctccaagAGCAGTCAGAGGACCTCCTCATCCAGAACAA TGAAAGTGGATGAGTTGCAGACTATCAAGCGGGAGTTGACCCAAATCAAAAGCAAAGTGGACGACCTGCTGGACAGCCTGGAGCGCATGGAGAAGGACCACAGCAAGAAGTCGG CTAAGAGCATAAAAACTGAGCCAGGAGAGGTGACTTCACCTCCACACCCAAGCAACAAGAAGGACGATGGGCTAAAGAGGGATAGGGAAAGAGAGAGCCAGGAGATAAACGACTcggatgaggatgatgaggaagatgagggagacctgctggaggaggaagag GTGAAGAGtcaagagagggaggaggaggaagaagaggaggaagaagaggagggagagcatGTGGAAGGtgatgatgacgatgacgaTGCTGACAGCATCAACGGTGAAGAGGACTCGTAG